The Mesorhizobium loti genome includes a region encoding these proteins:
- a CDS encoding SelT/SelW/SelH family protein: protein MSEQLLPAIRITYCTQCQWLLRAGWMAQELLSTFGTDLGEVTLVPGTGGIFTISCNDVLVWDRKRDGGFPDAAKLKQLVRDVIDPDRDLGHSDRKA from the coding sequence ATGAGCGAGCAGCTCCTCCCCGCCATCCGGATAACCTATTGCACGCAATGCCAGTGGCTGCTGCGTGCGGGCTGGATGGCGCAAGAGCTGCTGTCGACCTTCGGCACCGATCTGGGCGAGGTCACCTTGGTGCCCGGCACTGGCGGCATCTTCACCATTTCCTGCAATGACGTGCTGGTCTGGGACCGCAAGCGCGATGGTGGCTTTCCGGACGCAGCCAAGCTCAAGCAACTGGTCCGCGATGTCATCGACCCGGATCGCGATCTAGGCCATTCCGACCGCAAGGCCTAA
- a CDS encoding TetR/AcrR family transcriptional regulator: MEDTATPVSPQEQIASPRRAPSQQRSRERVERMLAAASALIAEQGSDAMRMGEVAERAGVSIGSLYQFFPDKRAIIWALAERHTTESQACISAALAGVGDAEGLGQAFSELVDIYYRLFLAEPVMRDIWSGTQADKALRQLELADSRANAEFLTAVLRRLRPTADPTALETTAFLVWQMGEAAMRLAISVERQEGDRLVAAYKRMALRELLGT, encoded by the coding sequence ATGGAAGACACGGCCACGCCGGTTTCCCCGCAGGAGCAGATTGCTTCACCGCGCCGGGCGCCCAGCCAGCAGCGCAGCCGCGAGCGGGTCGAGCGCATGCTGGCCGCTGCCTCGGCGCTGATTGCCGAGCAAGGCAGCGATGCCATGCGCATGGGTGAGGTGGCGGAACGGGCAGGAGTGTCGATCGGTTCGCTCTACCAGTTCTTTCCGGACAAGCGGGCGATCATCTGGGCGCTGGCCGAGCGCCACACCACAGAGAGCCAGGCCTGCATCTCGGCAGCACTTGCCGGCGTCGGCGACGCCGAAGGCCTGGGCCAGGCATTTTCGGAACTGGTCGATATCTATTACCGGCTGTTCCTGGCCGAACCGGTGATGCGCGATATCTGGTCGGGCACGCAGGCCGACAAGGCGCTGCGCCAGCTCGAACTCGCCGACAGCCGCGCCAACGCCGAATTCCTCACCGCGGTGCTCAGGCGGCTACGGCCCACGGCCGATCCGACGGCACTGGAAACCACGGCGTTCCTGGTCTGGCAAATGGGCGAGGCCGCCATGCGGCTGGCGATCTCGGTCGAGCGGCAGGAGGGCGACAGGCTGGTCGCCGCCTACAAGCGCATGGCGCTCAGGGAATTGCTGGGGACCTGA
- a CDS encoding NAD(P)H-binding protein — protein sequence MTDTTLKPILILGGTGKTGRRLADRLTARGLPVRIGSRSGAPRFDWEVPATWGPAMQGVSAVYISYYPDIAVPGAAETVGAFARLAVANGVSRLVLLSGRGETEAQRAEEMLKASGADWTILRCAWFSQNFSEGFLVEPLLEGEVALPVSNVGEPFVDVDDIAEAAFVALTEPGHVGQLYELTGPRLLSFADAVAEIAKAAGRDIRFVRISHEEFTAAMAAHELPPEIAWLLNELFTEVLDGRNETLTDGVQRVLGRTPKDFSAYATETAASRIWSN from the coding sequence ATGACTGACACGACATTGAAACCAATTCTGATCCTCGGCGGCACCGGAAAAACCGGCCGCCGTCTCGCCGACCGTCTGACCGCTCGCGGCCTGCCGGTGCGGATCGGCTCGCGTTCCGGCGCCCCGCGCTTCGACTGGGAAGTTCCCGCGACCTGGGGCCCCGCAATGCAAGGCGTGAGTGCCGTCTACATCAGCTACTATCCCGACATCGCCGTGCCCGGTGCCGCCGAAACCGTCGGCGCGTTCGCCAGGCTTGCCGTGGCCAATGGCGTCAGCCGGCTGGTGCTGCTGTCCGGCCGCGGCGAGACCGAAGCCCAGCGCGCCGAGGAGATGCTGAAGGCCTCGGGCGCCGACTGGACGATTCTGCGCTGCGCCTGGTTCTCGCAGAATTTCAGCGAAGGTTTTCTCGTCGAGCCCTTGCTGGAAGGCGAAGTAGCCTTGCCAGTCAGCAATGTCGGCGAGCCGTTCGTCGATGTCGACGACATCGCCGAAGCCGCCTTCGTCGCGCTGACCGAGCCAGGCCATGTCGGCCAGCTCTACGAGCTGACCGGGCCGCGGCTGCTGAGCTTCGCCGACGCGGTCGCCGAGATCGCCAAGGCGGCCGGCCGCGACATCCGCTTTGTCAGGATCTCGCATGAAGAATTCACCGCCGCGATGGCTGCGCATGAACTGCCGCCCGAAATCGCCTGGCTGCTCAACGAGCTGTTCACCGAAGTGCTCGACGGCCGCAACGAGACGCTGACCGACGGCGTCCAGCGCGTGCTCGGCCGCACGCCGAAAGACTTTTCCGCCTACGCAACCGAAACCGCCGCTAGCCGAATCTGGAGCAACTGA
- a CDS encoding DUF1772 domain-containing protein — MTKLLPTLTIIAAIGSGVVGGVFFAFSNFVMAALARLPVPSGIAAMNSINITVITPTFMTALFGTGLLCLVLIAAAIMGWSQSGSYWLLAGAVIYVIGNPIVTMVFNVPLNDALAAVDPASSNGAAVWANHLSQWVMWNHVRTITAIVAMACFILALL, encoded by the coding sequence ATGACCAAGCTTCTTCCCACCCTCACCATCATTGCCGCAATCGGCTCGGGCGTCGTCGGCGGCGTGTTCTTCGCCTTTTCCAATTTCGTCATGGCGGCGCTTGCCCGGCTGCCCGTTCCAAGCGGCATCGCCGCGATGAATTCGATCAACATCACGGTGATCACCCCGACCTTCATGACCGCGCTCTTCGGCACCGGCCTGCTGTGTCTGGTGCTTATCGCCGCCGCCATCATGGGCTGGAGCCAGTCCGGCTCGTACTGGTTGCTTGCCGGCGCGGTGATCTACGTGATCGGCAACCCGATCGTGACCATGGTCTTCAATGTGCCGCTCAACGATGCGCTCGCCGCCGTAGACCCGGCCAGCAGCAATGGCGCCGCCGTGTGGGCGAACCATCTGAGCCAATGGGTGATGTGGAACCACGTCCGCACCATCACCGCCATCGTGGCGATGGCCTGCTTCATCTTGGCATTGCTCTAG
- a CDS encoding peptidoglycan -binding protein, whose protein sequence is MALARGRRTDRRIDYWPGFVDALSTLLLAIMFLLTVFVLAQFLLGREISGKDTALSRLNSQINELTQLLALERSTAQDKDDSLANLQASLSAAEAEKSRLEQLLAQGAGAGDAANQRAAALGGELDSQRQISQQALSQVEILNQQIAALRKQIGALEDALNVSETRDRDSNTKIADLGRRLNVALAQRVQELNRYRSDFFGRLREILADRENIRIVGDRFVFQSEVLFPTGSEVINDAGKVEMKKLADAIIELQKEIPPEINWVLRVDGHTDNKPLSGTGRYRDNWELSTARSTSVVKFLIENGVPANRLVAAGFGEFQPLDPADTEEARNKNRRIELKLTER, encoded by the coding sequence GGCCGGCGCACCGATCGCCGCATCGACTATTGGCCGGGCTTCGTCGACGCGCTGTCGACGCTGCTTTTGGCGATCATGTTCCTGCTCACGGTCTTCGTGCTGGCGCAGTTCCTGCTGGGCCGCGAAATCTCCGGCAAGGATACGGCGCTCTCGCGCCTCAACTCGCAGATCAACGAACTGACCCAGCTTCTGGCGCTGGAGCGCTCGACGGCGCAGGACAAGGATGATTCGCTGGCCAATCTGCAGGCGTCCCTGTCGGCCGCCGAAGCGGAGAAGAGCCGGCTCGAACAATTGCTGGCGCAAGGTGCAGGCGCCGGCGACGCCGCCAACCAGCGCGCCGCGGCGCTCGGCGGCGAACTCGACAGCCAGCGCCAGATCAGCCAACAGGCGCTGAGCCAGGTCGAGATCCTCAACCAGCAGATCGCGGCGCTGCGCAAGCAGATCGGCGCGCTCGAGGATGCGCTCAACGTCTCCGAAACCCGCGACCGCGATTCCAACACCAAGATCGCCGATCTCGGCCGCCGCCTGAACGTCGCGCTGGCGCAGCGTGTGCAGGAATTGAATCGCTACCGCTCCGATTTCTTCGGCCGCTTGCGCGAAATCCTCGCCGACCGCGAGAACATCCGCATCGTCGGCGACCGCTTCGTGTTCCAGTCCGAGGTGCTGTTTCCGACCGGCTCCGAGGTGATCAACGATGCCGGCAAGGTCGAGATGAAGAAGCTCGCCGACGCCATCATCGAACTGCAGAAGGAAATCCCGCCCGAGATCAACTGGGTGCTGCGCGTCGACGGCCATACCGACAACAAGCCGCTTTCCGGCACCGGCCGCTACCGCGACAATTGGGAGCTGTCGACGGCGCGCTCGACCTCGGTGGTGAAATTCCTGATCGAGAACGGCGTACCGGCCAACCGCCTGGTCGCCGCCGGTTTCGGCGAGTTCCAGCCGCTCGATCCCGCCGACACCGAAGAGGCGCGCAACAAGAACCGCCGTATTGAACTGAAGCTCACCGAACGTTGA
- a CDS encoding helix-turn-helix transcriptional regulator, translating into MIFIPLPFVVSLLLVILLMQMIRRNEADLRENISFMLLMAVYALQSVLIGIRWGYDVRVVMPVLSVLATLIAPLAWIAFSGLTKERSEHRLARLWPHLLPACLVALLLIFWREPVGPVIILVFLSYGLALLWLALAGPDILVESRLDGVLRSYRSLWVTAVAILASPVTDIIISLDMQWTGGAHSGAVIAGGNVLALLLLGGAAAVASEAAAFDGDDDDDAPRAETTPRATSEDSAVAAAVDMLMQSKALYKDVDLNLGRIARRLGLPARQVSSAINRIHQMSVSQYVNNQRIGEACRLLAATDEPITRVMFDAGFLSKSNFNREFLRVTGLGPKVWRQQHQPLNGEDPTTARAG; encoded by the coding sequence ATGATCTTCATTCCCCTGCCGTTCGTCGTCTCCCTGTTGCTCGTCATCCTGCTCATGCAGATGATCCGCCGAAACGAGGCCGACCTGCGCGAGAACATCTCTTTCATGCTGCTGATGGCGGTCTATGCCTTGCAGTCGGTGCTGATCGGTATTCGCTGGGGCTATGACGTCAGGGTCGTCATGCCGGTCCTGTCGGTGCTGGCGACGCTGATCGCGCCGCTAGCCTGGATCGCCTTCAGCGGCCTGACGAAGGAACGGTCGGAGCATCGCCTGGCACGGCTATGGCCGCATCTGCTGCCGGCCTGCCTGGTTGCCCTGCTGCTGATCTTCTGGCGCGAGCCGGTCGGGCCGGTGATCATCCTGGTGTTCCTGTCATATGGGCTCGCGCTTCTTTGGCTTGCGCTGGCCGGTCCGGATATCCTGGTCGAATCGCGCCTCGACGGCGTCTTGCGGTCCTACCGATCGCTGTGGGTGACGGCGGTGGCGATCCTCGCGTCGCCGGTCACCGACATCATCATCAGCCTAGACATGCAGTGGACCGGCGGCGCTCATTCCGGCGCGGTCATAGCCGGCGGCAACGTGCTGGCGCTGTTGCTGCTCGGCGGCGCTGCCGCGGTCGCCAGCGAAGCCGCTGCTTTTGACGGAGACGACGACGATGATGCGCCTCGTGCTGAAACCACGCCGCGGGCAACCAGCGAAGATTCCGCTGTCGCGGCGGCGGTGGACATGCTGATGCAGTCGAAAGCGCTCTACAAGGATGTCGATCTCAACCTTGGACGCATCGCCAGGCGGCTCGGCCTGCCGGCGCGGCAAGTATCGTCGGCGATCAACCGCATCCACCAGATGAGCGTATCGCAGTACGTCAACAACCAGCGGATCGGCGAGGCCTGCCGCCTGCTGGCGGCGACAGACGAGCCGATCACCCGCGTCATGTTCGACGCCGGCTTCCTCAGCAAGTCGAACTTCAATCGCGAGTTTCTGCGGGTGACAGGGTTGGGGCCGAAGGTCTGGCGGCAACAGCATCAGCCATTGAACGGTGAAGATCCGACGACAGCGCGCGCTGGTTGA
- a CDS encoding ATP-binding cassette domain-containing protein, which yields MAQISSADERRRSLKPLRRLFPYITQYRRLVIGAVISLVIAAATTLALPLAVRRMIDHGFSSASTTFIAEYFAALVAMAALLAAASAGRYYFVITLGERVVADIRRDVFAHVTTLSPSFFDTAQSGEIVSRLAADTTQVKSAVGATASVALRNVILGLGAVGMMVITSPKLSGLVIAAIPVIVLPLVAFGRSVRAKSRQAQDTLADATAYASEQIGAVRTLQAFTNEKLVTGHFSAAVEAAFEAARGSIFARSFLTFFAIFTIFSSVVAVLWFGSRDVLEGSISPGTLGQFLLYSVFAAGALGALSEVWGELAQAAGAAERLTEILAEKPAIQAPADPKPLPAVAKGAIVFDNVSFSYPARPDRAAVHGLSFQVMPGETVAIVGPSGAGKSTVFSLILRFYDPETGKILIDGVDVREADPVSVRERIAIVPQDVTIFAASARDNIGFGRPGASKAEIETAAKDALADEFILKLEKGYDSQVGERGVTLSGGQRQRVAIARAILRDAPILLLDEATSALDAESETLVQMALERLMQGRTTIVIAHRLATVLKADRILVMDGGSIVEEGTHQSLVAKGGIYARLAKLQFETGASAFRGAAE from the coding sequence ATGGCGCAAATCAGCAGCGCAGACGAGCGCAGGCGCTCGCTCAAGCCGCTCAGGCGCCTGTTTCCTTACATCACGCAGTATCGCAGGCTGGTCATCGGCGCCGTCATCTCGCTGGTCATCGCCGCGGCAACGACGCTGGCGCTGCCGCTGGCGGTGCGACGCATGATCGATCATGGCTTCTCGTCGGCCAGCACCACTTTCATCGCCGAATATTTCGCAGCACTGGTGGCGATGGCCGCCCTGCTGGCGGCGGCATCGGCCGGCCGCTACTATTTCGTCATCACGCTCGGCGAGCGCGTCGTCGCCGACATCCGCCGCGATGTCTTTGCCCATGTCACGACGCTGTCGCCTTCCTTCTTCGACACCGCCCAGTCGGGCGAGATCGTGTCGCGGCTCGCCGCCGACACGACGCAGGTCAAGTCGGCGGTCGGAGCGACGGCCTCGGTGGCGCTGCGCAACGTCATCCTCGGTCTCGGCGCGGTGGGGATGATGGTCATCACCAGCCCGAAACTGTCGGGCCTCGTCATTGCCGCTATTCCCGTCATCGTGCTGCCGCTGGTCGCCTTCGGCCGTTCGGTGCGCGCCAAGTCGCGGCAGGCGCAGGATACGCTTGCCGATGCCACCGCCTATGCCAGCGAGCAGATCGGCGCGGTGCGCACGCTGCAGGCCTTCACCAACGAGAAGCTGGTCACCGGCCATTTCTCCGCCGCGGTGGAAGCCGCTTTCGAGGCGGCACGCGGCTCGATCTTCGCGCGCTCCTTCCTCACCTTCTTTGCCATTTTCACCATCTTCTCGTCCGTCGTGGCGGTGCTGTGGTTCGGCTCGCGCGATGTGCTCGAAGGCTCGATATCGCCGGGCACGCTCGGTCAGTTCCTGCTCTATTCGGTGTTTGCCGCCGGCGCGCTGGGCGCGCTGTCCGAAGTCTGGGGCGAGCTTGCGCAAGCAGCGGGTGCGGCCGAACGGCTGACCGAGATCCTGGCCGAGAAGCCGGCGATCCAGGCCCCGGCCGATCCGAAGCCGCTGCCTGCGGTCGCCAAGGGCGCGATCGTCTTCGACAATGTCTCCTTCTCCTATCCGGCAAGGCCCGACCGCGCCGCCGTGCACGGCTTGAGCTTTCAGGTCATGCCTGGCGAGACGGTGGCGATCGTCGGGCCGTCAGGGGCCGGCAAGAGCACGGTCTTTTCGCTGATCCTGCGTTTCTACGATCCCGAAACCGGCAAGATCCTGATCGACGGCGTCGATGTGCGCGAGGCCGATCCCGTTTCCGTCCGCGAGCGCATCGCCATCGTGCCGCAGGACGTCACCATTTTTGCGGCAAGCGCGCGTGACAATATCGGCTTTGGCCGGCCGGGCGCCAGCAAGGCCGAGATCGAAACGGCGGCGAAGGATGCGCTTGCCGACGAATTCATCCTCAAGCTCGAAAAGGGCTATGACAGCCAGGTCGGCGAACGCGGCGTGACGCTGTCCGGCGGCCAGCGCCAGCGGGTGGCGATCGCCCGCGCCATCCTGCGCGACGCGCCGATCCTGCTGCTCGACGAGGCGACCTCCGCGCTCGACGCCGAAAGCGAGACGCTGGTGCAGATGGCGCTGGAACGCCTGATGCAGGGCCGCACCACGATCGTCATCGCGCACCGGCTGGCAACGGTGCTTAAGGCCGACAGGATCCTGGTCATGGATGGCGGCTCGATCGTCGAGGAAGGCACGCATCAGAGCCTGGTCGCCAAGGGCGGCATCTATGCGCGGCTGGCCAAGCTGCAGTTCGAAACCGGCGCCAGCGCCTTCAGGGGCGCGGCGGAGTAA
- the rpmE gene encoding 50S ribosomal protein L31, with product MKTDIHPDYHTIKVVMTDGTEYMTRSTWGKEGDTMNLDIDPTTHPAWTGGQQTLLDRGGRLSKFKKRFEGFGL from the coding sequence ATGAAGACCGACATCCATCCCGATTACCACACCATCAAGGTCGTCATGACCGACGGCACCGAATACATGACCCGTTCGACCTGGGGCAAGGAAGGCGATACGATGAACCTCGATATCGACCCGACCACCCACCCGGCCTGGACCGGCGGCCAGCAGACCCTGCTCGACCGCGGCGGCCGCCTGTCGAAGTTCAAGAAGCGTTTCGAAGGTTTCGGCCTCTAA
- a CDS encoding ATPase: MSLGFRVSGRIGKPVADVFDAVVNPKKLSGYFTTIGGASAPLVAGAGVVWWGKVPVEVDEVIKDSRIVLRWDATDADGKPAYKTRIEMNFEPLDDGGTFVTIAESGWQEGAVGLKKSYLNCEGWSQMLACMKAYVEYGINLRDGYYRSEMKGEPANETNI, from the coding sequence ATGTCGCTTGGGTTCAGGGTTTCCGGCCGCATCGGCAAGCCGGTCGCCGACGTCTTCGACGCGGTCGTCAATCCGAAGAAGCTGAGCGGCTATTTCACCACGATCGGCGGCGCCAGCGCGCCGTTGGTGGCCGGCGCCGGCGTCGTCTGGTGGGGCAAGGTGCCCGTCGAGGTCGACGAAGTGATCAAGGATAGCCGCATCGTGCTGCGCTGGGATGCCACCGACGCCGACGGCAAACCCGCATACAAGACCCGCATCGAGATGAACTTCGAGCCGCTGGACGATGGCGGCACCTTCGTCACCATCGCCGAGAGCGGCTGGCAGGAAGGCGCGGTCGGCCTGAAGAAGTCCTACCTCAACTGCGAGGGCTGGTCGCAGATGCTGGCCTGCATGAAGGCCTATGTCGAGTACGGCATCAATTTGCGCGACGGCTACTATCGCAGCGAGATGAAGGGCGAACCCGCCAACGAGACCAATATCTGA
- a CDS encoding carboxypeptidase M32 — protein sequence MSFQKLDDLGHKLEALEHALAILGADEATHMAVGGGEKRAEAMSALAGMYHTRATAPEIADWIAAAEQEALDEEQRAAVSELRRQYTNLTCLPVEFVERQTTARMRCEQLWRDLRAKNDWAGFQPALEGVVALVREEAALRADVLGLAPYDALMEQYDPGNRTADITPVFTDLKAFLKSFVPEALAIQDARLRKRLLKPLSGTYAIDRQRELGLAMMAAVGFDLTHGSLSVSHHPFCGGVPSDVRITTRYKTSDFLSALMGVLHETGHALYEQNLPKAWSQWPLGKARGMAVHESQSLFVEKQLGRNPAFWRWALPVVEKHLGEAWSLDDILPHVHRVERGLIRVDADEVTYPLHVILRYELEQELVAGRLEVADLPEAWDAKMRDYLGLSTIDNPADGPMQDVHWPGAAFGYFPSYTLGAMMAAQQWAALTREHPAADEDLAKGNFEAINDWRRQKIWSQASRWSTPDLLERATGEKLNAAYFVNHLKQRYGKV from the coding sequence ATGTCCTTTCAGAAACTCGATGATCTCGGCCACAAGCTCGAAGCGCTCGAGCACGCGCTGGCCATCCTCGGCGCCGACGAGGCCACCCACATGGCCGTCGGCGGCGGCGAGAAGCGCGCCGAGGCGATGTCGGCACTGGCCGGCATGTATCACACCAGGGCAACGGCGCCGGAAATCGCCGACTGGATCGCCGCGGCCGAACAGGAGGCATTGGATGAAGAGCAACGCGCCGCCGTCTCGGAGCTGCGGCGGCAATACACCAACCTGACCTGCTTGCCGGTCGAATTCGTCGAACGCCAGACGACCGCGCGCATGCGTTGCGAGCAGCTGTGGCGCGACCTGCGCGCCAAGAACGACTGGGCGGGCTTCCAGCCGGCGCTGGAGGGCGTGGTGGCGCTGGTGCGCGAGGAGGCGGCGCTGCGTGCCGACGTGCTCGGCCTCGCCCCCTATGACGCGCTGATGGAGCAATACGATCCTGGCAACCGCACCGCCGACATCACGCCTGTTTTCACCGACCTGAAGGCTTTCCTGAAAAGCTTTGTGCCGGAGGCGCTGGCGATCCAGGACGCGCGGCTGCGCAAGCGCCTGTTGAAGCCGCTCTCAGGCACCTATGCGATCGACCGGCAGCGCGAACTCGGCCTCGCCATGATGGCGGCGGTCGGCTTCGACCTGACGCACGGGTCGCTGTCGGTGTCGCACCACCCATTCTGCGGCGGCGTGCCGAGCGACGTGCGCATCACAACCCGCTACAAGACCTCCGATTTCCTGTCGGCGCTGATGGGCGTGCTGCACGAGACCGGCCATGCGCTTTACGAACAGAACCTGCCGAAGGCGTGGTCGCAGTGGCCGCTCGGCAAGGCGCGCGGCATGGCCGTGCATGAAAGCCAGAGCCTGTTCGTCGAAAAGCAGCTCGGCCGCAACCCGGCCTTCTGGCGCTGGGCGCTGCCGGTGGTCGAAAAGCATCTCGGCGAAGCCTGGTCGCTCGACGACATCCTGCCGCATGTGCATCGCGTCGAGCGCGGCCTGATCCGTGTCGATGCCGACGAGGTGACCTATCCCCTGCATGTCATCCTGCGCTACGAACTGGAGCAGGAGCTCGTCGCGGGCAGGCTTGAAGTGGCCGACCTGCCCGAAGCCTGGGACGCCAAGATGCGCGACTATCTCGGCCTTTCCACCATCGACAACCCCGCCGACGGGCCGATGCAGGACGTGCATTGGCCAGGCGCCGCCTTCGGCTATTTCCCCTCCTACACGCTGGGCGCGATGATGGCGGCCCAGCAATGGGCGGCGCTGACGCGGGAACATCCCGCTGCCGACGAGGATCTCGCCAAAGGCAATTTCGAGGCGATCAACGACTGGCGCCGCCAAAAAATCTGGTCGCAGGCGTCACGCTGGTCGACGCCGGACCTGCTCGAACGCGCCACCGGCGAAAAGCTCAACGCCGCGTATTTCGTGAACCATCTGAAGCAGCGATACGGAAAGGTCTGA
- a CDS encoding DUF1304 domain-containing protein: MIGNILVGLVALIHVYIVYLEMVLWDTPRGRKVFNLTAEFASASKVLAANQGLYNGFLAAGLIWGLYLGAAGFQVKMFFLLCVAIAGLYGAATVGRKILFVQTVPAVVALIAVWLGW, translated from the coding sequence ATGATCGGCAACATCCTGGTCGGACTGGTGGCCTTGATCCATGTCTACATCGTCTATCTCGAGATGGTGTTGTGGGACACGCCGCGCGGCCGCAAGGTCTTCAATCTGACTGCCGAATTCGCCAGCGCCTCGAAGGTGCTGGCCGCCAATCAGGGGCTCTATAACGGGTTCCTCGCCGCCGGCCTGATCTGGGGACTTTACCTCGGTGCGGCCGGTTTCCAGGTCAAAATGTTCTTCCTGTTGTGCGTGGCGATTGCCGGCCTCTATGGCGCGGCAACGGTCGGCCGCAAGATCCTGTTCGTCCAGACCGTGCCGGCGGTGGTTGCCCTGATCGCGGTCTGGCTGGGCTGGTAA
- a CDS encoding helix-turn-helix transcriptional regulator, with product MSSRSQDDNVFKALAHPRRREMLDQLKDTPKTTGMLCEAFPDIDRCTVMLHLKVLEEAELIVARRDGRERWNHLNALPIKQIHDRWISQYAGHALSIIDRLKSDLEA from the coding sequence ATGTCAAGCCGATCGCAAGACGACAATGTTTTCAAGGCGCTGGCGCATCCGCGCCGGCGCGAAATGCTGGATCAACTGAAGGATACGCCGAAGACGACCGGCATGCTGTGCGAGGCCTTTCCCGATATCGATCGCTGCACCGTCATGCTGCATCTGAAGGTGCTGGAGGAGGCCGAGCTGATTGTCGCGCGGCGCGACGGACGCGAGCGCTGGAACCATCTCAACGCGCTGCCGATCAAGCAGATCCACGACCGCTGGATCAGCCAGTATGCCGGCCATGCGCTCAGCATCATCGACCGGCTGAAATCCGATCTGGAGGCGTGA
- a CDS encoding YebC/PmpR family DNA-binding transcriptional regulator encodes MAGHSQFKNIMHRKGRQDAVRSKMFSKLAREITVAAKSGTPDPSMNPRLRLAIQNAKAVSMPKDNIQRAVNKASMGDAENYEAVRYEGYGPGGVAVIVEALTDNRNRSASNVRAAFTKAGGAMGETGSVSFMWDRAGEIYYPASAGSADKIMDAAIEAGADDVESDEEGHTIYCAFENLGEVSKALEGALGEAESVKPIWRPQNNVPVDEERAQSLMKLVATLEDDDDVQSVYANFEVDDETMAKLSAA; translated from the coding sequence ATGGCTGGCCATTCACAGTTCAAGAACATCATGCACCGCAAGGGCCGCCAGGATGCGGTGCGGTCGAAAATGTTTTCCAAGCTGGCGCGCGAAATCACCGTCGCCGCCAAGAGCGGAACGCCCGATCCATCGATGAACCCGCGCTTGCGATTGGCGATCCAGAACGCCAAGGCGGTGTCGATGCCGAAGGACAACATCCAGCGCGCCGTCAACAAGGCCTCGATGGGCGATGCCGAGAACTACGAAGCCGTGCGCTATGAGGGCTATGGTCCCGGCGGCGTTGCCGTCATCGTCGAGGCGCTGACCGACAACCGCAACCGCTCGGCGTCGAATGTGCGCGCCGCCTTCACCAAGGCCGGCGGGGCGATGGGCGAAACCGGCTCGGTGTCGTTCATGTGGGACCGCGCCGGCGAGATCTACTATCCGGCCTCGGCCGGCAGCGCCGACAAGATCATGGATGCGGCGATCGAGGCCGGCGCCGATGATGTCGAGTCGGACGAGGAAGGCCACACCATCTATTGCGCCTTCGAAAATCTCGGCGAGGTGTCGAAGGCGCTGGAAGGCGCGCTCGGCGAAGCTGAATCGGTGAAGCCGATCTGGCGGCCGCAAAACAATGTTCCGGTCGACGAGGAGCGGGCACAGTCCCTGATGAAGCTGGTTGCCACGCTCGAGGATGACGATGATGTGCAGAGCGTCTACGCCAACTTCGAAGTCGATGACGAGACCATGGCCAAGCTCAGCGCGGCATGA